The sequence TATGAGCCTGTGGTGCGCGCCAGAGTGGCAGAGTTTCTTGAAGAGTGGAAAATATCATGGGAGAGTATGGACATCGGAAAATACATGGCGGCTTACTCTTCCTCCTTCTCCTCAGACGGGTTCAGCTATGAAAGCTGGAAGGCTGACAAGACGGATAAGTTTCAGAAATACTCAACAATTAAAATAAATATAGACAATATAAAAATTTCGCAAGTATCCCCGAAAAGGGTTAGAGTGAGCTTCATTCAGCACTTCATCGGAGACTCCTACAGTGACACGGGGATCAAAACCCTTGAGCTTGAGGGATGCCCCGGGGACTACAAAATCAGGAGCGAACTCTGGAGAGCTAAATGAAAAAAACTCTGACGCTTTTTATTCTGCTGTTTGCTGCCGCTATGTCGTTTGCTCAGACACGTCCCTACATCAAAAACGAGGTGTACTTTAAGGGCACGGAGTACGAGCTTGACGTTTACAGGATATACGGCAGGCAGGACGGCAAAACCATGCTGATCATAGGCGGTATTCAGGGGGACGAACCGGGAGGGTTTCTTTCGGCGGATCTTTATGCGGAAATGCGTCTTGAAAAAGGCAATCTCATTGTTGTTCCCAGAGCGAACTTCAAGTCCGTAATCCTTTTTGACCGTGAAACCGAAGCGGATATGAACCGCCGCTTTACAAAGGATCTGGGCGTTATGGAGATGGACAAGGTAGTGGAGGTTATCATCAGCCTCATGGAGGAATCCGATGTGTTCCTCAATCTGCATGACGGCTGGGGATACCACAATCCGAAATATATTGATCAATGGCGCAATCCTGCCAGATTCGGACAGTCGATCATCACCGACGCTGATGTATTCACCTGCGACGACGGGAGTATGCTTGATCTGAAAACTCCTGCTAAAAAGGTTCTGGAGGCGGTAAACAGAAGCATAGGCGAGGAGCAGTACTTTATGCACTACTTCAACACCAAAACCGAAGATCCGCTGACGAAGTTCACCGACATGCGGAAAACTGCCACTTACTATGCCCTGAAGCATTTCTGCCTTCCGTCCTTCGGCGTGGAGTCCTCAAAAAACCTTCCGTCAGTTGAGCTTAAGGTGCTTTACCACAACTATGTTGTGAATGAGTTTATGAAATATTACGATATAGTTCCCGAACATCCTAGGATTTTTCTGAAAGCCCCTCAGCTTAATTATGCCGTGATCAGAGTTAATGACGAAGTCGTCACTGTCGAAAACGGAAAAACACTTTACGCTGACAGGGGCGATATAATCGAGATAACGAATGTTGACGCAAACTACGACAGGGGCATATCCTGCGATATTCTCGGCATGGGCGACCTCAACGACTGCGGCAAAAGGGTGGAGGTCAAGGGTGAATCCCGCATAGTTTTCCGTAAGGACAACCAGAAAATGGGTGAAATAAGACTCTCGTACAGGACAAAAACAGCCGTCTCTCCCGCTAAGCCCCAGCCAAGAGTTCCGGCGCCGTCCGGCGAGGAAAATCTTGTACCCTCAAAGACAAATGTTGTCTTTGTTATGAAGGTGAACGGGATTGAAAGAAGTGTTGCCTCCGGCAGCTCAGTCAAACTGAAAAAGACCGATACTATTGAATTTATAGAAGCTCTCGGCGGTGATTTCGGTTCGCCGGATGTGCCTGTGAACGTGAAGGGGTATGTCCCGTCCGGAGCGGTAAACAGCGGGGATGACAGAGGTTATAAAATACGCATGACAGACTATTTTATGCTGAAATATTCCCGTGACGGCAAAGGGAAGGCTTACCCTGTGATAGCGGGCAACAGCCGCAACGAGATAGGCGGGATCTGGCTAGAGATAGAGTAATGAAACGGCTTGAAATACGTGTAAAAGGAAGAGTTCAGGGAGTCGGTTACAGGGCGTTTGTGCACAACGGTATAGTTCCTCTCGGCGTGGGCGGATATGTCCGCAACATTGCGGACGGAAGTGTTGAGATAATCGCCGAGGGCACGGACGCTCAGCTTGCTGAGGTGCTGAAAAAAGCCCGCGCGGGCTCGCCCTTTTCCGAGGTGACGGACATGACCGTTTTGGAGGAAAAGCCCACGGGCGAGTTTTCATCCTTTGAGATAAGACACTGAGAATGGATAAATATAAACTTCTGATATTCGACTTTGACGGCACACTCGCCGCAACCGAGCCGGCTATTCAGTTCTGCATGAAGACGGCATTTGAGGATTACGGACTTATTCCTCCTCCCGAGAAGGCTGTGCGGGCAGCCATAGGCATTCCGCTTATGAGGATGATAGCAAATCTCGGCGGTCTGGACGATGCTGCAGCACGGGAAGTAACTGATATTTACCGGAAGTACTACCGCAAAGAGGGGATGGAGATGACGAGACTGTTTCCTTCCGCCTTTGAGACTGTGGAAAGGCTTCACTGTACCGGTTACAAAATCGCCGTTGTCAGCAATAAAAACCATGCCGTGGTGGTGCAGTCTGTGGAGATTACGGGGCTTATGCCCTTCTGCGGGCTTGTTGCGGGGGAAAGGGACGGACAGTTTCAGAAACCCCATCCACAGGCTTTTACGGAAATAATTGTGCCCTGTTTCGGTGTGGCGGCG is a genomic window of Geovibrio thiophilus containing:
- a CDS encoding acylphosphatase encodes the protein MKRLEIRVKGRVQGVGYRAFVHNGIVPLGVGGYVRNIADGSVEIIAEGTDAQLAEVLKKARAGSPFSEVTDMTVLEEKPTGEFSSFEIRH
- a CDS encoding M99 family carboxypeptidase catalytic domain-containing protein → MKKTLTLFILLFAAAMSFAQTRPYIKNEVYFKGTEYELDVYRIYGRQDGKTMLIIGGIQGDEPGGFLSADLYAEMRLEKGNLIVVPRANFKSVILFDRETEADMNRRFTKDLGVMEMDKVVEVIISLMEESDVFLNLHDGWGYHNPKYIDQWRNPARFGQSIITDADVFTCDDGSMLDLKTPAKKVLEAVNRSIGEEQYFMHYFNTKTEDPLTKFTDMRKTATYYALKHFCLPSFGVESSKNLPSVELKVLYHNYVVNEFMKYYDIVPEHPRIFLKAPQLNYAVIRVNDEVVTVENGKTLYADRGDIIEITNVDANYDRGISCDILGMGDLNDCGKRVEVKGESRIVFRKDNQKMGEIRLSYRTKTAVSPAKPQPRVPAPSGEENLVPSKTNVVFVMKVNGIERSVASGSSVKLKKTDTIEFIEALGGDFGSPDVPVNVKGYVPSGAVNSGDDRGYKIRMTDYFMLKYSRDGKGKAYPVIAGNSRNEIGGIWLEIE
- a CDS encoding HAD family hydrolase, translated to MDKYKLLIFDFDGTLAATEPAIQFCMKTAFEDYGLIPPPEKAVRAAIGIPLMRMIANLGGLDDAAAREVTDIYRKYYRKEGMEMTRLFPSAFETVERLHCTGYKIAVVSNKNHAVVVQSVEITGLMPFCGLVAGERDGQFQKPHPQAFTEIIVPCFGVAASECLMIGDAVQDTGFALNCGMDAAWASYGFGNETECMNENVKFVLNDISELTDILG